A genomic region of Deinococcus carri contains the following coding sequences:
- a CDS encoding alpha/beta hydrolase, producing MTTPDEPNLERLNGADLYFEVSGPEDTPASEPPLVFLHGGPGYNSYSFQELFGERLAGRRVVYLDQRGSGRSGPLADTEQGADMLDLDTLVADLEALRDHLGAERIVPLGHGFGALVALEYARRHPERTARVVVVNPWVHFPELALTLLREASALRGVPLDDPAQAVRARTPEGEHPAVGEARIEAAFGLLNARDLLNTLQFRDRASRMRLEFADAEGQLAGGGEVQEALVNQGLWEFEYPPFLQELRRPLFVIAGVHDRTSYPEQVEWLADLGGADVTVLDAGHYPWLDDEDAFAEALEEALTR from the coding sequence ATGACCACGCCGGACGAGCCGAACCTGGAGCGCCTGAACGGAGCGGACCTGTACTTCGAGGTCAGCGGCCCGGAGGACACGCCCGCCAGCGAGCCGCCCCTCGTGTTCCTGCACGGCGGCCCCGGCTACAACAGCTACTCGTTTCAGGAACTGTTCGGGGAGCGCCTCGCGGGGCGGCGGGTGGTGTACCTCGACCAGCGAGGTTCGGGCCGCAGCGGGCCGCTCGCGGACACCGAGCAGGGCGCGGACATGCTGGACCTCGACACCCTGGTGGCCGACCTGGAGGCCCTGCGCGACCACCTGGGGGCCGAGCGAATCGTGCCGCTGGGCCACGGCTTCGGCGCGCTGGTGGCGCTGGAGTACGCGCGGCGGCACCCGGAGCGCACCGCCCGCGTCGTCGTGGTGAATCCCTGGGTGCATTTCCCCGAACTCGCCCTGACGCTGCTGCGCGAGGCCTCCGCCCTGCGCGGCGTGCCGCTCGACGACCCGGCACAGGCGGTGCGCGCCCGCACGCCGGAAGGCGAGCACCCGGCGGTCGGCGAGGCCCGCATCGAGGCCGCCTTCGGCCTGCTCAACGCGCGCGACCTGCTCAACACCCTCCAGTTCCGCGACCGCGCCAGCCGGATGCGCCTGGAGTTCGCGGACGCGGAAGGCCAGCTCGCGGGCGGCGGCGAGGTGCAGGAGGCGCTGGTCAACCAGGGCCTGTGGGAGTTCGAGTACCCGCCCTTCCTCCAGGAACTGCGCCGCCCCCTCTTCGTGATCGCGGGCGTCCACGACCGCACCAGCTACCCCGAACAGGTCGAGTGGCTCGCGGACCTGGGCGGGGCCGACGTGACCGTGCTGGACGCGGGCCACTACCCCTGGCTTGACGACGAGGACGCCTTCGCGGAGGCGCTGGAGGAGGCGCTGACGCGGTAG
- a CDS encoding response regulator transcription factor has translation MDQRILLIEDNPDITRVVQYELEQAGYRVLTAPDGVTGLTSARENSPDLVILDLGLPDFDGAEIARRLRKTSSVPIIILTAMDAVDRKVNLLEAGADDYMTKPFHPEELVARVKVQLRHQQHGEVISIGALEIHPQKRLCHYNGHEVRLSPKEFDLLTFLARQPGRVYSRQEIEREVWNGELPSNSNVVDVHMANMRAKLRDLDGYGIIRTVRGIGYALKTP, from the coding sequence ATGGACCAACGTATCCTCCTGATCGAAGACAACCCGGACATCACCCGCGTCGTCCAGTACGAACTGGAACAGGCCGGCTACCGGGTCCTGACCGCGCCGGACGGAGTCACGGGCCTCACCAGCGCGCGCGAGAACAGTCCCGACCTCGTGATACTCGACCTGGGCCTGCCCGATTTCGACGGGGCAGAAATCGCCCGCCGCCTGCGCAAGACCAGCAGCGTGCCCATCATCATCCTGACCGCGATGGACGCCGTGGACCGCAAGGTCAACCTGCTCGAAGCGGGCGCGGACGACTACATGACCAAGCCCTTTCACCCCGAAGAACTCGTCGCGCGCGTCAAGGTGCAGCTCCGGCACCAGCAGCACGGCGAGGTCATTTCTATTGGCGCACTGGAAATTCACCCCCAGAAGCGGCTGTGCCACTACAACGGCCACGAGGTCCGCCTCTCGCCCAAGGAGTTCGACCTGCTGACCTTCCTGGCGCGGCAGCCCGGCCGGGTGTACTCGCGCCAGGAAATCGAGCGCGAGGTCTGGAACGGCGAACTGCCCAGCAACTCCAACGTGGTGGACGTGCATATGGCGAACATGCGCGCCAAGCTGCGCGACCTCGACGGCTACGGCATCATCCGGACGGTGCGGGGCATCGGGTACGCGCTGAAGACACCGTAG
- a CDS encoding dienelactone hydrolase family protein, translated as MAEELQFRAGDRTLSGYLARPAVQREAAPGVLVLHEIFGLTDAMRAVADRLARAGYVALAVDLFAGQNRAVCMSRMLAGTFLHPLEHQGVRDTRRALEVLGGLPGVDPARLGAIGFCLGGSLAVAMACTDNRVRAIAPYYGFNPRPLEAVRRSCPVVGSYPQKDATARAGRALEAELDAAGIPHDVKIYPGTRHSFATPGPTFDPVASEDAWNRVMAFFDEHVVGEPSAVSR; from the coding sequence ATGGCAGAGGAACTCCAGTTCCGCGCGGGGGACCGCACCCTTTCCGGTTATCTCGCCCGGCCCGCCGTCCAACGGGAGGCCGCGCCGGGCGTGCTCGTGCTACATGAGATTTTCGGGCTGACGGACGCCATGCGCGCCGTGGCCGACCGCCTGGCCCGCGCGGGGTACGTGGCGTTGGCCGTGGACCTGTTTGCCGGGCAGAACCGGGCCGTCTGCATGAGCCGGATGCTGGCCGGGACCTTCCTGCATCCCCTGGAACATCAGGGCGTGCGCGACACCCGGCGCGCGCTGGAGGTGCTGGGCGGGTTGCCGGGGGTGGACCCGGCGCGGCTGGGGGCCATCGGGTTCTGTCTGGGCGGCTCGCTCGCCGTGGCGATGGCCTGCACCGATAACCGCGTCCGGGCCATCGCCCCCTACTACGGCTTCAACCCCCGGCCCCTGGAGGCCGTGCGCCGCAGTTGCCCGGTGGTGGGCAGCTACCCGCAAAAGGACGCGACCGCGCGGGCGGGCCGGGCGCTGGAGGCCGAACTGGACGCGGCGGGCATCCCCCACGACGTCAAGATCTACCCCGGCACCCGCCACTCCTTCGCCACCCCCGGCCCCACCTTCGACCCGGTCGCCAGTGAGGACGCCTGGAACCGGGTGATGGCCTTTTTCGACGAGCATGTCGTGGGGGAGCCGTCAGCGGTCAGCCGTTAG
- a CDS encoding P1 family peptidase has product MNPPHPTLTAIPGFRVGHWTDPVGLTGCTVILCPDAGAVASASFLGPSPGTREGVLLAPEKKVERVHALLLTGGSAFGLAAAAGVVRVLEERGVGHETPWARVPIVPAAVIYDLGVGDPRARPGEREGEAAARAASSAPVPRGRVGAGTGATAGKYLGVGAVPGGLGSVCLERHGVRVGALAVVNPIGDVLDERGEVLAGPGVGPGAVAFTPGEVESTTLIAVATEHTLTKAEARRLADAAQTALGRVIAPSHTFWDGDSAFMLSSCTLPPADPLLLGALVQEAVCAAVRDAVRMANGFEENV; this is encoded by the coding sequence ATGAATCCGCCCCATCCCACCCTCACCGCCATTCCCGGCTTTCGCGTGGGCCACTGGACCGACCCGGTAGGCCTGACCGGCTGCACGGTGATCCTGTGCCCCGACGCGGGCGCGGTGGCCTCGGCGTCCTTTCTGGGGCCGAGTCCCGGCACGCGGGAGGGCGTGCTGCTCGCCCCCGAGAAGAAGGTCGAGCGCGTTCACGCCCTGCTGCTGACGGGCGGCAGCGCCTTCGGCCTCGCGGCGGCGGCGGGCGTCGTGCGCGTGCTGGAGGAGCGCGGCGTGGGCCACGAGACTCCCTGGGCGCGCGTGCCCATCGTTCCGGCGGCGGTGATTTACGACCTGGGCGTGGGCGACCCACGGGCGCGGCCCGGCGAGCGGGAGGGAGAGGCGGCGGCGCGGGCGGCCTCCAGTGCTCCCGTGCCCCGTGGACGGGTGGGCGCGGGCACCGGCGCGACGGCGGGCAAGTACCTGGGCGTCGGCGCGGTGCCGGGCGGCCTGGGCAGCGTGTGCCTGGAGCGGCACGGCGTCCGCGTGGGCGCGCTGGCGGTGGTCAACCCCATCGGGGACGTGCTGGACGAGCGAGGAGAGGTGCTGGCCGGGCCGGGCGTGGGGCCGGGGGCCGTGGCTTTCACGCCGGGCGAGGTGGAAAGCACCACCCTGATTGCCGTCGCCACCGAACACACCCTCACCAAAGCAGAGGCCCGCCGCCTGGCCGACGCCGCCCAGACCGCGCTGGGCCGCGTGATTGCCCCCAGCCACACCTTCTGGGACGGCGACAGCGCCTTCATGCTCAGCTCCTGTACGCTGCCCCCCGCCGACCCCCTGCTGCTGGGCGCGCTGGTGCAGGAGGCGGTCTGTGCGGCGGTACGAGACGCGGTCAGAATGGCGAACGGGTTTGAGGAGAATGTGTAA
- a CDS encoding NUDIX hydrolase: protein MSTKDYVRDLRALVGPRPVNFVGAAGLIQNARGEVLLLRRAHAERWGLVTGISELGEALEETLRRELLEETGLTLHHAELLDMLSPDRLAQVANGDQFYSYTALFRVTGWSGDPVPDGVEIAEARFFALDDLPPLTRLGEKAREVLT, encoded by the coding sequence ATGAGTACAAAAGATTACGTGCGTGACCTGCGGGCGCTGGTCGGCCCCCGCCCGGTCAACTTCGTGGGGGCGGCGGGCCTTATTCAGAACGCACGTGGCGAGGTGCTGCTCCTGCGGCGCGCCCACGCGGAGCGGTGGGGCCTGGTCACGGGCATCAGCGAACTGGGCGAGGCGCTGGAAGAGACGCTGCGGCGCGAGCTGCTGGAGGAAACGGGCCTGACCCTGCACCATGCCGAGCTGCTGGACATGCTGAGTCCCGACCGCCTCGCCCAGGTGGCGAACGGCGACCAGTTCTACAGCTACACGGCACTCTTCCGCGTGACCGGGTGGAGCGGCGACCCGGTGCCGGACGGCGTGGAAATCGCGGAGGCGCGCTTCTTCGCGCTGGACGACCTCCCGCCCCTCACGCGGCTGGGCGAAAAGGCCCGCGAGGTCCTGACATGA
- a CDS encoding NUDIX hydrolase: MSAPDYVRDLRRLVGPRPVNWAGVCALVLNAAGEVLLQRRTDTGGWGTLGGIAELGEALEDTLRRELREEACLTPRGAELLAVVSGPGTYQKLPNGDEFYQVTAVYLVRDWEGPPAADGEEGVALHFFPLDALPEHLGPVDRQALALLRGRTGPRFP; encoded by the coding sequence ATGAGCGCCCCGGATTACGTCCGCGACCTGCGGCGGCTGGTCGGCCCCCGCCCCGTGAACTGGGCAGGTGTCTGCGCCCTCGTCCTGAACGCGGCGGGCGAGGTGCTGCTCCAACGGCGCACCGACACGGGCGGCTGGGGCACCCTGGGCGGCATCGCGGAACTGGGGGAGGCGCTGGAAGACACGCTGCGGCGCGAACTGCGCGAGGAAGCGTGTCTCACACCACGCGGGGCCGAACTGCTCGCCGTCGTGAGCGGCCCCGGCACCTACCAGAAGCTCCCCAACGGCGACGAGTTCTATCAGGTGACGGCGGTCTACCTGGTCCGCGACTGGGAGGGCCCCCCCGCAGCCGATGGGGAAGAGGGCGTGGCGCTGCACTTCTTCCCCCTGGACGCCCTGCCGGAACACCTCGGCCCGGTGGACCGGCAGGCGCTGGCGCTGCTGCGGGGCCGGACAGGACCGCGCTTCCCGTGA
- a CDS encoding GNAT family N-acetyltransferase translates to MNTDPLPRLARAEAAAHARFGLRGEIARFGPLVAMFAGPKLPVDTAWHDGSGTPSEADLEAFETFSARHGQPATLHVLSHATPPLLPLLRARGYALGYVLHAYTHDLTRLPPPATLDIREEADADAWAALSARGFGPGTERIMQLVAHAPGTHRLVAWVAGQPAATAALSFQDGIAALFGTATLPEFRGQGAQTALLAARLHQAAEAGADLASVFVTPGSGSERNVRRAGFGLAGMRLTFTRGA, encoded by the coding sequence ATGAACACCGACCCCCTCCCCCGCCTGGCCCGCGCGGAGGCCGCCGCGCATGCCCGCTTCGGCCTTCGGGGCGAAATCGCCCGCTTCGGGCCGCTCGTGGCCATGTTTGCCGGGCCGAAGCTGCCGGTAGACACCGCCTGGCATGACGGGAGCGGGACACCCAGCGAGGCGGACCTGGAAGCCTTCGAGACGTTCAGCGCCCGGCACGGGCAGCCCGCGACCCTGCACGTCCTGTCGCACGCCACACCCCCGCTCCTGCCGCTGTTACGGGCCAGGGGATACGCGCTGGGCTACGTCCTGCACGCCTACACGCACGACCTGACCCGCCTGCCGCCACCTGCGACCCTGGACATCCGCGAGGAGGCGGACGCGGACGCCTGGGCGGCCCTGTCGGCTCGGGGCTTCGGGCCGGGCACCGAACGGATAATGCAGCTCGTCGCGCACGCGCCCGGCACCCACCGCCTCGTCGCGTGGGTGGCTGGGCAGCCCGCCGCCACCGCGGCCCTGAGCTTTCAGGACGGCATCGCGGCCCTCTTCGGCACCGCCACCCTGCCGGAGTTCCGCGGCCAGGGCGCGCAGACGGCGTTGCTGGCCGCGCGGCTGCATCAGGCGGCGGAGGCCGGGGCAGACCTCGCCAGCGTCTTCGTGACGCCGGGCAGCGGCAGCGAACGCAACGTGCGGCGGGCGGGGTTCGGGCTGGCGGGGATGCGGCTGACGTTCACGCGGGGGGCGTGA
- a CDS encoding DUF1990 family protein, protein MSRLPRLLALPALALAAYALKGPADPLRPSGPEDGVGPITRRRYWVEVEGATHTPQEVAEHWRNHLPDHVPKWLAWFRGLDHPVPPVNRGDRLWIRMLLVRRGRVVVEHVDPLGFRVRTLRLHPDAGTSDFRVYPGEAPGQMVLQIESLLRTNSHFDRLAYIFGVHAAQRRNWELTLTSVARYSGGRIVNRGHESLEMPQLAHSYTLPEVPDAPVGAGVDPVPHP, encoded by the coding sequence ATGTCCCGACTGCCCCGCCTGCTTGCCCTTCCCGCCCTGGCCCTGGCCGCCTACGCCCTCAAGGGTCCCGCCGACCCGCTGCGTCCCTCCGGCCCCGAGGACGGCGTGGGACCCATCACCCGCCGCCGCTACTGGGTCGAGGTGGAGGGCGCGACCCACACGCCCCAGGAGGTGGCCGAGCACTGGCGCAACCACCTGCCCGACCACGTGCCGAAGTGGCTGGCCTGGTTCCGCGGCCTGGATCACCCCGTGCCGCCCGTGAACCGGGGCGACCGCCTGTGGATTCGCATGTTGCTGGTGCGCCGCGGCCGGGTGGTCGTCGAGCATGTGGACCCCCTGGGCTTCCGCGTCCGCACCCTGCGCCTGCACCCCGACGCGGGCACCTCCGATTTCCGCGTCTACCCCGGCGAGGCACCGGGCCAGATGGTGTTGCAAATCGAGTCGCTGCTGCGGACCAACTCGCACTTCGACCGGCTGGCGTACATCTTCGGCGTTCATGCCGCGCAGCGCCGCAACTGGGAGCTGACCCTCACCAGCGTGGCGCGCTACAGCGGCGGCCGCATCGTGAATCGCGGGCACGAGTCCCTGGAGATGCCCCAGCTCGCCCACTCCTACACGTTGCCGGAGGTGCCCGACGCCCCGGTGGGCGCGGGGGTGGACCCAGTGCCGCATCCCTGA
- the hemW gene encoding radical SAM family heme chaperone HemW, whose translation MPAPQSPVRHLYVHVPFCPTICPYCDFHVLTRRAGLVEKYLAGVEEEAARLADRYAVDLDTVYIGGGTPSFLRDAEITALAQSIRRHLGWGRLENTLEINPGTVSAGRAALWRDLGFGRASVGVQSLDDATLKFLGRQHDARQAREAVTTLARQGFRVSGDLITAVPGQPLESDIRGLVDLGVGHVSAYTLTIEPGTEFARRGVTVGEDDERAGFEQTEALLTAHGFTRYEVSNYARPGQESRHNLAYWHNRTYLGLGPGAAGHYPAEGRWQKAEGGRQKAPLTPHPQPTAHNPPLTLRRTNPHLHDWLAGGRGEVQPVDAEEYVTDALFMGLRLREGVDLGDLTRRSGLNVSERYAAAIAANVGRGLLTLEGELLRATPQGWWLLNRVVTEFLEV comes from the coding sequence GTGCCCGCCCCCCAGTCCCCCGTCCGCCACCTCTACGTTCACGTGCCGTTCTGCCCGACCATCTGCCCCTACTGCGACTTCCACGTGCTGACGCGCCGGGCCGGGCTGGTCGAGAAGTACCTGGCCGGGGTGGAGGAGGAGGCCGCCCGCCTTGCGGACCGGTACGCGGTGGACCTCGACACGGTGTATATCGGCGGGGGAACGCCCAGCTTCCTGCGCGACGCGGAAATCACGGCACTGGCCCAGAGCATTCGCCGCCATCTGGGCTGGGGCCGCCTGGAAAACACGCTGGAAATCAACCCCGGCACCGTCAGCGCGGGGCGGGCGGCGCTGTGGCGTGACCTGGGCTTCGGCCGCGCCTCGGTCGGCGTGCAGAGTCTCGACGACGCCACCCTGAAGTTCCTGGGCCGCCAGCACGACGCGCGGCAGGCCCGCGAGGCCGTGACCACGCTCGCCCGGCAGGGCTTCCGGGTAAGTGGCGACCTGATCACCGCCGTACCGGGGCAACCGCTGGAGAGTGACATTCGCGGTCTGGTGGACCTGGGCGTGGGGCATGTCAGCGCCTACACCCTCACCATTGAGCCTGGCACCGAGTTCGCCCGCCGCGGCGTGACCGTGGGGGAGGACGATGAGCGCGCAGGCTTCGAGCAGACAGAAGCCCTCCTCACCGCGCACGGTTTCACCCGCTACGAGGTCAGCAACTACGCGCGCCCCGGCCAGGAGTCGCGCCACAACCTCGCCTACTGGCACAACCGGACGTACCTGGGCCTGGGGCCGGGGGCGGCGGGGCACTATCCGGCGGAAGGCAGATGGCAGAAGGCAGAAGGCGGAAGGCAGAAGGCCCCCCTCACCCCCCACCCACAGCCCACAGCCCACAACCCCCCCCTCACCCTCCGCCGCACCAACCCCCACCTGCACGACTGGCTCGCCGGCGGGCGCGGCGAGGTGCAGCCCGTGGACGCCGAGGAATACGTCACCGATGCCCTGTTCATGGGCCTGCGCCTGCGGGAGGGCGTGGACCTGGGCGACCTGACGCGGCGCAGCGGGCTGAACGTGAGCGAGCGGTATGCGGCCGCCATCGCCGCCAACGTAGGCCGGGGCCTGCTGACGCTGGAGGGCGAGCTTCTGCGCGCCACGCCGCAGGGCTGGTGGCTGCTCAACCGGGTGGTGACGGAGTTTCTGGAGGTCTGA
- the lpdA gene encoding dihydrolipoyl dehydrogenase, giving the protein MTKQMDFDLLVIGAGPGGYHAAIRGAQLGLKVACAEREALGGVCLNVGCIPTKALLHAGEMMAAAHHASDFGLTFGEQKLNVAKLNGWKEGIVKKLTGGVGALFKANKVTHLVGQASFVDPHTVKVGDKTYTAANIIIATGSEPARLPGLEVDQERIVDSTGALVVPDPIPARMLCVGGGVIGFEFAHVYTNLGSKVKVIEFLPTIIPGADADAVKEFSKAMKKQGIEIETQTKANRAEKKQDGIHVELESVGTGEKRTEVFDRVLVAVGRRPRTDGLNAQAAGVTVTDRGFIPADTQQRTNVPHIYSIGDVAGNPMLAHKAMKEGLVAAEVIAGKPAAQDAVAIPGVVYTSPELAWVGLTEAEAKEKGYEVKTGNFPFSASGRAMTLQQTDGFVKMVVEKDTDLVLGVHIVGPHASDMLGEASLALEMAATATDIALTIHAHPTLGESVLEAAEASHKQAIHIMNR; this is encoded by the coding sequence ATGACGAAACAGATGGACTTTGACCTCCTTGTCATCGGGGCCGGGCCGGGCGGGTACCACGCGGCGATCCGGGGGGCGCAACTGGGCCTCAAGGTGGCCTGCGCCGAACGGGAAGCACTGGGCGGCGTGTGCCTGAACGTGGGCTGCATTCCCACCAAGGCGCTGCTGCACGCGGGCGAGATGATGGCCGCCGCGCACCACGCCAGCGACTTCGGCCTGACCTTCGGCGAGCAGAAGCTGAACGTGGCGAAGCTCAACGGCTGGAAGGAAGGCATCGTCAAGAAACTGACGGGCGGCGTGGGGGCGCTGTTCAAGGCCAACAAGGTCACGCACCTGGTCGGCCAGGCCAGCTTCGTGGACCCCCACACCGTGAAGGTGGGTGACAAGACCTACACGGCGGCGAACATCATCATCGCCACCGGGTCGGAACCCGCCCGCCTGCCGGGGCTGGAGGTGGATCAGGAGAGAATCGTGGACTCCACCGGCGCGCTGGTCGTTCCCGACCCTATCCCCGCGCGGATGCTGTGCGTGGGCGGCGGCGTGATCGGTTTCGAGTTTGCGCATGTCTACACCAACCTCGGCAGCAAGGTCAAAGTCATCGAGTTCCTGCCCACCATCATCCCCGGTGCCGACGCCGACGCCGTGAAGGAATTCAGCAAGGCGATGAAGAAGCAGGGCATCGAGATCGAGACGCAGACCAAGGCCAACCGCGCTGAGAAGAAGCAGGACGGCATCCACGTCGAGCTGGAGAGCGTGGGGACCGGCGAGAAGCGCACCGAGGTCTTCGATCGCGTGCTGGTCGCGGTGGGCCGCCGCCCCCGCACTGACGGCCTGAACGCGCAGGCGGCGGGCGTGACCGTCACCGACCGTGGCTTCATCCCCGCCGACACGCAGCAGCGCACCAACGTGCCCCACATCTACTCCATCGGGGACGTGGCCGGGAACCCCATGCTGGCCCACAAGGCGATGAAAGAAGGCCTGGTCGCCGCGGAAGTCATTGCCGGGAAGCCCGCCGCGCAGGATGCCGTCGCCATTCCCGGCGTGGTGTACACCAGCCCCGAACTCGCCTGGGTGGGCCTGACCGAGGCCGAGGCGAAGGAGAAGGGCTACGAGGTCAAGACCGGCAACTTCCCCTTCAGCGCCTCGGGCCGCGCGATGACCCTCCAGCAGACCGACGGCTTCGTGAAGATGGTGGTCGAAAAGGACACCGACCTGGTGCTGGGCGTCCACATCGTCGGGCCGCACGCCTCGGACATGCTGGGCGAGGCCAGCCTGGCGCTGGAGATGGCCGCCACCGCTACCGACATCGCCCTGACCATCCACGCGCACCCCACCCTGGGCGAGAGCGTGCTGGAGGCGGCGGAAGCCAGCCACAAGCAGGCGATTCACATCATGAACCGCTGA
- a CDS encoding tyrosine-type recombinase/integrase, producing the protein MPRAKAQDTGRKNGNGRGTIDELPSGKYRWRITVGLKPDGTPIRKSGTAPTEKAAWAAMTQAQADHLRGGVALPDKVTVGEWLNRWLEGKKARLAAKTHHNYRKVIDLHITPALGRKRLQDVRPADLRALYNALTEKGLGDTQRQAHNILHGAFSEALRLELVARDPSAVVRPAPVRRDAEAAPVDKALTAEEVAKLLPVLQASRWGLIFEFMLHTGLRRGEACGLKWEHVDLEKGVIRIRENLVAVGGKVQVSTPKTAKSARRVHLSSEGLACLRRQAELQAFEREALSAGPVKGHPKSYERKKLWQDTGYVFTGISGVRLLPDGIKKYLKQFCKEAGIREVTVHGLRHTHASLMLRRGVPLEVVSEKLGHSRASFTADVYRTVYQSEHEEWAVNLSELTTARPRVVN; encoded by the coding sequence ATGCCGCGCGCGAAGGCTCAGGACACCGGCAGGAAGAACGGCAACGGGCGCGGCACTATCGACGAGCTGCCCAGCGGGAAGTACCGCTGGAGAATCACGGTTGGGCTGAAGCCGGACGGAACGCCGATCCGCAAGAGTGGGACCGCGCCCACTGAGAAGGCAGCCTGGGCCGCCATGACCCAGGCCCAGGCGGATCACCTGCGCGGCGGGGTGGCGCTGCCCGATAAGGTCACGGTGGGCGAGTGGCTGAACCGCTGGCTAGAGGGCAAGAAAGCGCGGCTGGCTGCCAAAACACACCACAACTACCGGAAGGTGATTGACCTGCACATCACGCCCGCGCTGGGGCGGAAACGCCTTCAGGACGTGCGCCCGGCAGACCTGCGGGCGCTGTACAACGCGCTGACGGAAAAGGGCCTGGGCGATACCCAGCGGCAGGCACACAACATCCTGCATGGTGCCTTCAGTGAGGCGTTGCGCCTGGAACTGGTCGCCCGTGATCCCTCCGCCGTAGTGCGACCTGCGCCCGTGCGCCGTGATGCTGAGGCCGCTCCAGTCGATAAGGCCCTGACGGCGGAAGAGGTCGCCAAGCTGCTGCCCGTGCTTCAGGCGAGCCGCTGGGGGCTGATCTTTGAATTCATGCTCCATACCGGCCTGCGCCGGGGCGAGGCGTGTGGGCTGAAGTGGGAACACGTTGACCTAGAAAAGGGCGTGATCCGCATTCGGGAGAACTTGGTCGCGGTGGGCGGCAAGGTGCAGGTCAGCACACCAAAGACGGCGAAGAGTGCGCGGCGCGTCCATCTCTCCAGTGAGGGCTTGGCCTGTCTGCGCCGTCAAGCTGAGCTGCAAGCCTTTGAGCGCGAGGCGCTGAGCGCGGGACCGGTCAAGGGGCATCCCAAGAGCTACGAACGTAAGAAGCTCTGGCAGGACACCGGGTATGTGTTCACGGGCATTTCTGGGGTGCGCCTTCTGCCCGACGGAATCAAGAAGTACCTGAAGCAGTTCTGCAAAGAGGCAGGGATAAGGGAAGTCACGGTACACGGCCTGCGCCACACGCACGCCTCGCTAATGCTGCGCCGGGGTGTGCCGCTGGAGGTGGTCAGCGAGAAGCTGGGGCACTCGCGGGCCAGCTTCACGGCGGACGTGTACCGGACGGTCTACCAGAGCGAGCATGAAGAGTGGGCGGTGAACCTGAGCGAGCTGACCACAGCGCGGCCCAGAGTGGTGAATTAG
- a CDS encoding helix-turn-helix transcriptional regulator — MDTDAQIREAMRAALKARGWTQQQLADHLGVSKSAIAQLLSGAYGKVPSSLLEALDVLGLELIAAPRKEG; from the coding sequence ATGGATACAGACGCGCAGATACGCGAGGCAATGCGCGCGGCCCTGAAGGCGCGTGGCTGGACTCAGCAGCAGTTGGCTGACCATCTGGGGGTCAGCAAGAGTGCGATTGCCCAATTGTTGAGCGGGGCCTACGGGAAGGTTCCCAGCAGCTTGCTGGAAGCCTTAGACGTGCTGGGGCTGGAGCTGATCGCCGCGCCCAGGAAGGAAGGCTGA